In Pseudomonas fakonensis, one DNA window encodes the following:
- a CDS encoding extracellular solute-binding protein yields the protein MISSLRTFTASLLLSCLALPALAAPQHALTLYDEAPKYPANFKHFDFVNPDAPKGGTFRQSSFGGFDSLNPFINKGVAADNLGIIYDTLMRQSLDEPFTEYGLVAGKIEKAPDNSWVRFYLRPEARFHDGHPMRAEDVVFTFNTLVKDGAPLYRQYYGDVAEVIAEDPLKVLFKFKHNNNRELPLILGQLPVLPKHWYQGREFTRGNLEIPLGSGPYKVAEVKAGRSIRYERVKDYWGKDLPINRGFYNFDAMTFDVYRDNNVALEALKAGAFDYELEMSAKNWATAYDIPAVRDGRLIKEEIPNGNPVGMQGFIFNLRKPVFQDIRVRKALSLLFDFEWTNKQLFNGAYIRTDSYFENSEMAASGLPSPAELKILEPLRGKVPDQVFSQAFENPVSDGSGMIREQQRQAYKLLQEAGWKIVDDKMVDATGKPVNIEFLLAQTQFERVLLPFKRNLADLGIGFEIRRVDVSQYINRLRSRDFDMIVGGYPQSNSPGNEQREFWSSAAADNPGSRNFIGLRDPAIDQLVEQLINADSRQSLIDHCRALDRVLQWGYYVVPNWHIKTNRVAYWNHIGHPAKSPKYDVGIDTWWVKPNVTPAVSEAPPASEAN from the coding sequence ATGATTTCGTCGCTGCGCACCTTTACCGCCAGCCTGCTGCTCAGCTGCCTGGCCCTGCCGGCGCTGGCCGCCCCGCAACACGCCCTGACCCTGTACGACGAAGCCCCCAAGTACCCGGCCAACTTCAAGCACTTCGACTTCGTCAACCCCGACGCGCCCAAGGGCGGCACCTTCCGCCAGTCCAGCTTCGGCGGTTTCGACAGCCTCAACCCGTTCATCAACAAGGGCGTGGCCGCCGACAACCTCGGCATCATCTACGACACCCTGATGCGCCAGAGCCTGGACGAGCCCTTCACCGAGTACGGCCTGGTGGCCGGCAAGATCGAGAAGGCTCCCGACAACAGCTGGGTGCGCTTCTACCTGCGCCCCGAGGCACGTTTTCACGACGGCCACCCGATGCGCGCCGAAGACGTGGTGTTCACCTTCAACACCCTGGTCAAGGACGGCGCACCGCTGTACCGCCAGTACTACGGCGATGTCGCCGAGGTAATCGCCGAAGACCCGCTTAAGGTGCTGTTCAAGTTCAAGCACAACAACAACCGCGAGCTGCCGCTGATTCTCGGCCAGTTGCCGGTGCTGCCCAAGCACTGGTACCAAGGCCGCGAGTTCACCCGCGGCAACCTTGAAATACCCCTGGGCAGCGGCCCGTACAAGGTCGCCGAAGTGAAGGCCGGCCGCTCGATCCGCTACGAGCGGGTCAAGGACTACTGGGGCAAGGACCTGCCGATCAACCGCGGCTTCTACAACTTCGACGCCATGACCTTCGACGTGTACCGCGACAACAACGTCGCCCTCGAAGCCCTCAAGGCCGGCGCGTTCGACTATGAGCTGGAGATGAGCGCGAAGAACTGGGCCACCGCCTACGACATCCCCGCCGTGCGCGACGGGCGCCTGATCAAGGAAGAAATCCCCAACGGCAACCCGGTGGGCATGCAGGGCTTCATCTTCAACCTGCGCAAACCGGTGTTCCAGGACATTCGCGTACGCAAGGCGCTGAGCCTGCTGTTCGACTTCGAGTGGACCAACAAGCAGCTGTTCAACGGCGCCTACATTCGCACCGACAGCTACTTCGAAAACTCCGAGATGGCCGCCAGCGGCCTGCCCTCGCCCGCCGAGCTGAAAATTCTCGAACCGCTGCGCGGCAAGGTGCCTGACCAGGTGTTCAGCCAAGCCTTCGAAAACCCGGTCAGCGACGGCAGCGGCATGATCCGCGAGCAACAACGCCAAGCCTACAAGCTACTGCAAGAGGCCGGCTGGAAGATCGTCGATGACAAGATGGTCGATGCCACCGGCAAGCCTGTGAACATCGAGTTTCTGCTCGCCCAAACCCAGTTCGAGCGCGTGCTGCTGCCGTTCAAGCGCAACCTCGCAGACCTGGGTATCGGCTTCGAGATCCGCCGGGTTGATGTGTCGCAATACATCAACCGCCTGCGCTCGCGGGACTTCGACATGATCGTCGGCGGCTACCCGCAGTCCAACTCGCCGGGCAACGAGCAGCGCGAGTTCTGGTCCAGCGCCGCCGCCGACAACCCCGGCAGCCGCAACTTCATCGGCCTGCGCGACCCGGCCATCGACCAACTGGTGGAGCAACTGATCAACGCCGACTCGCGCCAGAGCCTGATAGACCACTGCCGCGCCCTGGACCGCGTGCTGCAATGGGGCTACTACGTGGTGCCCAACTGGCACATCAAGACCAACCGCGTAGCCTACTGGAACCACATCGGCCACCCGGCCAAGTCGCCCAAGTACGACGTCGGCATCGACACCTGGTGGGTCAAGCCCAACGTCACCCCGGCGGTAAGCGAAGCCCCGCCCGCCAGCGAGGCCAACTGA